One Diospyros lotus cultivar Yz01 chromosome 1, ASM1463336v1, whole genome shotgun sequence genomic window carries:
- the LOC127812230 gene encoding uncharacterized protein LOC127812230, producing MKYINEMFHFSHPQHKLKYHYSEVPFKCDGCKEVGIGSRYKCSGNSGGGGACDFDLHVHCALIPSPPTLLHPFYTKCSFQFLPRPPGTIPRYCNACERDVAGFVYHCRSCGFDLHPCCAKLPMVLQDGHVKLYLCRKVGTSCHRCGRKGGSWSYRSACKKYNFHVACVKEMLVENWHDIYFGHHGIAGGGGGSRMVDSRIIPSLNGGIQSYHNQKKSKGKVKKGCEMAGLALQFVVSAVLGDPTTLIAGVVGSLISK from the exons ATGAAATACATCAATGAGATGTTTCACTTCAGCCACCCACAGCACAAGCTCAAGTACCACTACTCCGAGGTCCCCTTCAAGTGCGACGGCTGCAAGGAGGTGGGCATAGGTTCTCGCTACAAGTGCTCCGGCAATAGTGGGGGCGGTGGCGCTTGCGACTTCGACCTCCACGTCCACTGCGCGCTCATCCCCTCGCCCCCAACCCTCCTCCACCCTTTCTACACCAAATGCTCGTTCCAGTTCCTCCCCCGGCCGCCTGGCACCATCCCCCGCTACTGCAACGCCTGCGAGCGGGACGTCGCCGGCTTCGTCTACCACTGCCGCTCCTGCGGTTTCGACCTCCACCCCTGCTGCGCCAAGCTCCCGATG GTACTCCAGGACGGGCACGTCAAGCTCTACCTCTGCAGGAAGGTAGGCACCTCCTGCCACCGCTGCGGCCGGAAGGGCGGCAGCTGGAGCTACCGCTCCGCCTGCAAGAAGTACAATTTCCACGTTGCTTGTGTCAAGGAGATGCTGGTAGAGAACTGGCATGACATCTACTTTGGTCACCATGGAATCGCCGGCGGCGGCGGAGGTAGTAGGATGGTAGACAGTCGGATTATTCCTAGTTTGAATGGCGGGATTCAGAGCTACCACAATCAGAAGAAAAGTAAAGGGAAGGTGAAGAAAGGGTGTGAAATGGCTGGTTTGGCTCTGCAATTTGTGGTGTCGGCCGTTCTGGGAGATCCGACGACTCTCATAGCAGGCGTTGTGGGTTCACTGATCTCCAAGTAG